The Drosophila virilis strain 15010-1051.87 unplaced genomic scaffold, Dvir_AGI_RSII-ME tig00001562, whole genome shotgun sequence genomic sequence GCGATAATGACAACATCGAAGATAAATCCAAGTTGCTAGGCAGGGACAAAAGAGGCGTCGGTGTCTTGACAGACGGAGAGGGAACTGCAAAAATTGAGGCTCTAACCGGCGATTTCTTAGAGActcgaatttgtatttgtcAAGTCACTCAAAACTCGAGCCGCGGTATTTagttttaagaattgatttctcacaaAATATAACATGCTGGAGGCCGCAGCTtttcttggcaattgcagcgctcttgtcgcaatcatgcacagtgagacctgcacattagCCTTGCTATGATGCAAAGCTGGCGTCGGCTTTACCGACTGCATGTTGGTACGAAACTGACTGACAAACTGACATGGATTAAGGGCGCGTCCAGGTCATAGAAATATTCGTTGGGGAGGCACCCGTACAACATATCGGCAATTGATGCTTGAAGATCTTCCTTGAAACACGTTCGGAGGCCAAGCATTACAGTTGAAAGTAAAAGTGGGTGGTATGGTGTCGTGTAGATTTGTTCACTTCCCAATAAATTGGCATCACTTCCCAATTGCATCGCAGACCGGCTGTGCTGTCATATCCTGTAGAGGTAAAGCCTCCAGTCAGTGAGAAAACCGGTCGATCATCGTCAGGCAATAAAAATCTGCTATCAGGAACAGTGATTTTGGTAGCCAATATCGAGTTTCGTTTATGTATTTTTGCTCTCTGACATTGAAATCGATTTCGTGACCACTCCATGACCTTACGAATCGAgggcaaaaaatatttagcacaaatttgtttaattgtaGGCCTGCCACtagaagagagagaaaataTGTTGTGTCTCAATTTCTGTAGAATATATGGTCTAGGAATTGCTGTCGATATGTCGCAGTACAGTAAAGTTTGCTCGTTGACTTGCATTGACTGTCGTTGTAATGAATCGTTACTGTTGGAATAATGAGTGTTGCAATACACAAAAACACTCATTCATACAAAAGGTACAATGACCAAGtaggcttttgttattttcagttttgatACTGAAATGCTTTTATAGTTTACCTTACTCTTCTCTGAACCTTAGAGAGTAAAACAAGTTAACGTGCTCTgaaaagtaaattaataaacattgAAATCGACTAAACCaaacaaagtgttttatttaattgtgtacaTTTCAATAGCTATAAACGACGTCTCTCCATTTCAAAGTACTTATCAGTTCGGTTAGAACGCTTCAATGCTTTTTGTATCGATAGTCGTTCGCATCTTTATGCATCTTTATATCGCAACCGTTTAAATGTAAGATCTTTGTGGAGTACTGGGAGATAAATCCTAACCGGCGTAGTTGGCGTTCCGCTGCGTCTTCAGGTTTTTGGGCGAATGCGTATATTAGTGGCTTGTGATCAGTTTTTATTACGAAAATCCTTGCTTCTAGCATGTACTTGAAATACTTGATTGCTTAATAGATTACTAGTAGCTCCCTGTCATATGTGGTACCTGCTTTCCGCTCAAAATTTTGCGTTGCATTTTGAGTCCAAATGGCATGTATACAATTTCAATCAAACCAAACGGAGTGCATACTGCAGTTTTCTCGATATCTTCTAATGCGATATGCGGTATGTGACAGTATGTGCTTACCATATAACCAGTCTGCGATGTATCGAATAACAATCAGGAGTTGTAATCGCGTTTAGCTTCCTGTAATCGCTACAGAACAGTCAATCACCACTTTGCTACCAAATGCAGCGCATTTGCCCATGAACTTTTGGAAAAGCAGAATAACAGATTCCTTCGTCAATCAGTTGATGGATTTGTGCTTTCGCTGATGCCAGTTTCTCACAGATCAGTCACCGCGGAAGTTGTGCtactgctgctccagctgtgATGATGTAGTGACAGTGCGTATGACGGGCGCGTTAGCTGTTGGCCGTGTTGACCGCCTCGGTATGTTTTGGGTGAGGGCTACGACTGTATGATTTCCGTGCATTATTTGCAGCTTCGAAATGCTGCGAGTTGATTGAACTGCCGAGAGTTGGGTGCTCCAGTGTTGAGATCAGACGTTGTTGCTTGATGTCTTTGAGCAAATGGAACTGTAACAGAAAGTCAGTGCTAATTATTGCAGTTTGCATGTCATCTCTATGATAAATGACCACTTAAAAGCACTACCCAGGTCCAAGTCGAGCTCTTGGTGTAGGTTGCCATATGTTTGTATTATGGTTCGGTTTGCGGcatataatttcaatttaccattttgaagttttttatttgtcatTGTGCAAGGCACAGCGGAAACCACAAATCTAAAATCAACAAGGAAGATATGATTAGTATGCAGGTCCTGTACGTGTAAACGATGGTCCTGCCCCCTCGTCGCCTGTGCTAAATGGTTGCTGGTCGTGGAAATGCATCCGCCCCCTAGCTCAGTTAACGGCAGACGCTCTAGTTTAATTGTTGATACGATCACCAATTTTTATGTGATAGAAGCAGAGCGAACTTTTCCCCCACTTTCCTCATCCTTTCTCGGTTTTGGTGACTGTTTTGAGCTACGACAATCGTCCTGTAGTTTATTGACTCTGCGAAAGCACATGCAAGGCGGCCGGAACATTACTTAAACTGCCGCTATTGTTACCGACCGCTTCTATATTCTGCtcagcaattgcaatttgtgtCGATATTACGTAAGTTGGTTCCATTCCACTATTTTTCCGCATCTTGTCTGCTATTTTTGCCAACTTATTTAAGTCAACTTTCTCCCAGATAGAAATCAGCGGACGAACCGACATTGCCAGCTCGGCAATAAATATAGTGCGCTTAACGGCTTCGAATCCGTTAGCGGGTGTTAAACGACGCATTTGTGTAAGGATTTCTGACGGATTCTTGGTGGTCATGTCGCGACCTTGCAGAAGTCTCTTTTATTTTGAGTCCTCTGATTCCGCAAATGTTTCGAAAAGCCGTTTCGCTATGTGCCGTATTTGTTATGCACCGGTGGATATGTGATGAGATCCTCGATGGTGAGTGCGACATCCTTCTTTAAGTGTAACGACACCAAGTCGATCGTCAGGTGCAAGAGAAACAGGCGCTCAGATTGTGCAAACCAGTTGAGGATTACATTTGTTGATCTGTGGCGCGTTTTTCAACTGTGAGCATGGTTAATTTTCATTTCCTTCTAGTAGCCGTGCAAACGACGATTGAAGTTGCTGCACTTGCACCTTTAATTCGTGAAGTTCTTCATTAGGTTCGCTATCTTGAGTCGCCATGTTTGTTGCGACGAAAAATTCGTCAGTGTCGGGATTTGTGCGCTTTATGAACGTGGAAAATAGTGCTCGTTTTCCATATAATGTCTATTAAACGATCAGGATCACCACTTTGGTTTCTTGGCCAATTATATTCTTAATATTAGTTTTATCTGTGAAAGCAATTATAATAGTGAAATACCTCGTCTTCTGTTATCTTATAGCTGTTCGCTCTGATTAGCATCCTTTGGTCTTTGGTCTTCTGCTCAAGGTCGGCAGCTTAAAGGTAGgccgatatatatattagcctATAGATCGTGGCAAGGGCTGCCACATATTGATACTGTCTCCCCCATCTATGGCTCGCTCCTGTCAATAGGGAAAAGAGCACACTGCTGCCAGATAAAAGGTAAACAAATGCAGAGTATGCAGTCGCTTTCATAACACACTGTTACATGGATACTCTTCTAACACTCGAGCGTTGCCGTCATCCCTTGACTCCGCACAGGATCAACCATGTATGCTATGCATGCGAATGTGTCTGATAGTGCCATCCAAGCTACCGCAGTCTTTGGCGTCAAAAATAGAAGTGGTGAGTTCGTTTTGGCTAAAGCTTTACTCGGTTCTcgttaacaaatttatttgataacAGATGAGCTTAcacaacagttgcagctgcctACAGAATAGGATAGTATAAGCTTACATAGGATTGCTTAATATAATTTCAAGCTACGGAAGATCGACATGCTCATCGCCGAGACAAAAGACACTTGTGCGCTAGATTGTCTTAGGGCGTTACACACCGACAACTCATAAGAAGACTCATGTTGTCAATCTCAGTTGCCCACAAGAGTCTTATACCCCGATAGTCAAAACGTTACAGAAATTTTGCTCATTGAAAGAGTTGCCTTCAACCAAAAAAGTCCGAACATTTCAACAACAGTAATGTGGGAGTCACCTTTTAGTTATTTGGAAATACTGCCGTCAGGTCCATTTAAGGTAAACCTACCATCACATCCTAATCAGCTTGGTAACTTTTTCGAGGTTGCTAAGCTTTTGTCGCTGGAAAGCTTGTCTCGAGATCCCGACCTTAAGCGTATAAGCTAGGAGTTCTTGGAGGAATATTTAACATCGGACATCGTTTTAAATTCCGATGAATGACCTTTTAATGGTTGGGTTGACCATTCAAACGGAGCCTAATTCGATTCTGCTTCGATTTAGACTCCAGAAATATGCATTGACAGCAGACATGAATAAGATGTATAGGAAAGTCAAGGTGCATGAAGCAGGTCCGGAGAAAGAACTCATCTGACTTTGTGACGTTCGTCGGGTTAAACACTGTAACTTACAGCACTGCGCATGTTCTAGTTCTTGGCGATGTTAAACAAAGCTTACTTAGATGAGTGAACTATCACACCCTAAACCTGGTGACATAAAGAACCTTCAGACGATTAAGTCTGAAATGTCGCAATCATCTCAAAGATTTCGAACTAACCAAATGGGTTTCGAATTCTTCTGAGTTCTCCGCAACAAACGCAGACAGCCGATATCAGAGTCTGACACAAAGCATTTGACGTGATGTGGTTTCCGAATAAAgataattttcaattcaagCTAGTCGATTCATTTGAGGCCTCAGAGTAACAACAGAATATTATCTCGGTAAAATCAAGGCCGTTTGACACGCTTGGCCTGTTAAGCCCTCTGATAATCAAGGTAAAAATCCTGCTTAGGCTTCACAAGTTAGATTGGGATGAATCTTTTCCGCAGAGTTTAGATAGTTCATGGCGTGAACCGTAAAGATTGGGTTCAGTCACATCATTCATCTTTGGCAACATTTGTGTCGAATCGAGTGGCTGAAATCCAAGAGTGGACAGAGAACGCAGAATGGCGCCATGAACCTACAGAGCAAAACCCAACAGATGTCTTTTTAAGAAGCGTCGATATTGACGAGTTACTTGCGTCGATGTGGTTCGATGGACCTTCATTTTAGATGGAACAAAGAAAATCCTGGTCGGTTAACCAGCATCTGATGACAGATAGCTGTTGCACTTGCAGCTATGATAGACCAACCAGATATCTTGGAAACTATCGGTAGTTTTTCATCACATGCCAAGCTGCTGAGAGTGTTTTCTTATCTGTTCCGCGCTCGACAAAAAAGAGGCTTtcgaaaaaaaagttgaaGTCAAGAGCTCCGCACTTCGGGAGTTTCTGGAAGGCAAGTATATAGTCCCACCTACTCCTACGGACGATAGGCAGCCTGCTGCTTACGGCTGCAGAAGATTCTAGTCGCAGTGGAAGCCGTGCTGAATTCCCGATCCTTGAGAGCTTTAAGCGATGACCCAAACGACGTCGAGACTCCTACTGGTGGGAGGCCCATTAAGGACTGGGAACCAGCAGGGTCTTACTTGCTTGAATGGATGCCTCGTCGCTCACGCAAAAGTTCTAGTGGCGATGGCCAAAAAAGAGTGTTTTCGTACTCCAAGCGCGGACCAAGTGGCACTATCTACTGCCCCATGTCATCATTAAAGAGCTGGTGGTCGTCGAAAAGGACAATTTGCCGCCAAAGCAATAAATGATCATCAAAGTGACGGCGGTGGACGCAGGAGAGGGTGGTGTCGTTAGGGTCGCAGAGCTGAACTCGTGGCGGAAATTTCAAAACGCTGATCCATTAGTTGCCacttcgtatttttttttaatttaccaTAATTCCTTTAAATGAGCGTGTAGCGCGTGCTGCATTTGGTATTGGAATAAAAGGGTTCaaggtattccctagtcgggagcacCCACCTAGAACcccttacttgttttaatacaatttattttaccATTTATTCTTTTGACTACGGAAGTCGCCTTGTGAATAAAAGATAAACACTCTTGCTTAAattataatgtttttgtttttgtatggaCGGATTGCCAACTATGTGTTATGGCGGATGTGTTGTGGCTGGAGAGGATCGTCTCGTTTACTTAAAACATATATTAGCTGCGGATATCACAATTGGTGACGATGTTCTCTTTGCTGCTTTTACTTCTGATAAGAAATATCTTAAATAGTCGAAAGTGCGCTCAGTGCTCAGACGTAACAGCTAAGCTAAccttatattatattattggcGTTGTTTTCGGCTATAGTGCCTACATCAGCAATTTATCGCTGCTCTGTGATAAATTGTCATTAGTGCCAGGAGCGCATAACGAACATGCTCACTGAAATTGTTTGCAGTAGTATCTACATATATCGGTTCTACCACCTTCTTCTGACTGGCAGTGCAAGGAACTTACTTTGGAATGATACTCTTAGAGATTTTAGTAATTCAAAACAGAAATGTATATGCGCCAATAAGCATACACTAGGAATATAGAggttatacaattttttacatatttttttcctTATAGTTCTCCTCGTATTGCAACACCGGCGAAAATTATTCCATTATTaccttttttaaattgttgttatctTGCTCTAGATAGATGTCGATTACAATCTAGTTGTAGCATAAGACTAATCGATTTATTGTTAATGAACATCGATTATATTACTTCACTGTTTTCGTGTTAGACTTTGTGGTCAGAAAGTCTTAAATTTCGCAAATGCTtttaaaacacttaaacttACACGAGAGtgaataaattgttaaatacaAAAGTGCTTACCATAATAGATTTATGTAAAAAACCGTGCAAATCAAACTTAAAAcgattaaaaatgaattacaACTTTGAAACAAATAGTATGTAATGCGTACTGATGTGTGCGgcgctgtggctgttgctgcgaaCACAATGCGAGGAAACATGCAATATTGTGTGCACTTTTCCAGCAAGTGCAAGCGAGATGGCTATTGCTACTAGATTCATTGTATACAACATCTTTCAtacacttacatacatacaaggCAAGTAGCGCGCGAGCGCTCTTGTAGCCGACATTGCTCTAGCGACTACAGCgcataaagaaataaaacaatttaaaaaatatataaaaatctatcGTAATTACAAATATGAGAAATAATAACATACCaagaatatattaaatacaacgaaacaataacattttttattatggataaaaaactaataatttatacatatatgtgtgtacatgagtacaaaatattatatatgtatattatgtagacacaaaatgaaaacagaTTCGGTTTAAAACAAAGTCaataatatgcatatgtgttcAAATATACGTGTTTTAAGTTTAGTTAAATACATAAGTGCAAGCATGGACCTTTCTGACGGAGTGATGAAAAGTGTAAGAGATGGTGTCGGGCGGAGGATAGAGAAAGGGGGAATGATAAtgctatgtatgtatttatgtacatatgttttAATGAACACgcaacacaaatatatattatacgtTTTTTGTTCATATGCGTGTAAGTATgaattaaatacaaacaacaaaaaatgatttacGACCGGTCACCTTTTATTATAAATGGTATATTACATATTTTAGAAAATACTCAAAAATTCATTGCcgattaattgcattttactCAACAACAAAACGTTTGGCCGGTATTTAAATCCTTATTAGGTGAAGtggtattttatatttcatcTTTACAATGAAAGGTAAAGCATACATCGTTTCCTTATTCTGATCACACCAATGGACtcattattttcaatttcgatGATTATAGCTTTAATGGCTAAAATAGAAACAACAGGCGATTTTTGATACTATAGAAAGGCGCAAGCACACActaaaaaaagagaaacaacTAATAATACGTTATTGACATGGATACCACTAATTCAAACCAAACTGGAACGCCGGTGTTAAAATCGCTTGCTGCCTCAAGCGTTTTACAGGAGTCACGCGCTCTGTTAACACAACTTGACAGTGTAGAAGCAGCTAATGCGGTTCTTCCTGTAAACGCGGCTATCGTGAGTAccaacaaaaatcaacaagaTGAGCCGAACACACATGATACGATTGCAGTGGTAAGTGATCAACCAGTCACTTCAACACTTACGTCGATAACAATGCCAAACACAACGGCTGTTGGACTGAACCTGCCGCCACCTACACCGAATTTAAGTGTTGCAGGATCTGCAACTGATGTTGATTTATTGAGTTGTTTGCTCCCAGCGCCGTCTTCATTTGTAACTTCTGGTCTAATACCAACGTCAACACCACCACCTCACACCTCTTTAGACCaaacagcaccagcagctcTAACGCCTGCACCATGTGCAAGTGATTTTGACTCTGACACGGAATTGTCAAtcgtagcagcaacagctgcaacagaaGTTGCGTCCACAGTAGACAACTCGACCACTTCACCAATCTCAACCTTATCGTGCGCACCAGTTCAAACTGCATTATTAGCAACCACAAACGGCCACATCAACAGGAACAACACCTCCAGTAGTTGTCCTCAACTGAGCCTTAACACAAAACAGCAGCGTCAACAAAAACGGCGGCGTGAGCGAGCCCAGCGCCTGCAGGCAGAGCGCGATAGTCGATGCAATTTAAGTGCACTAAGTGGCACTCTAATTGCAGGATCTGTTGGAGTGGGCGTTAGCCTTGGTATTGGCACTGTTACTGGTGGTAGCAGTGGCGGTATCATTGGTTCGGTTACTGCACCTAACATAATAATGGGTAACTCTAGCGCAGTGGCTCCTGGGAATAGCCTACTATACAACCTCAATAGTGCTGGTAGTATGGGTGAAGATAGCAATAATTCCAATGGAAATTTTACTAGCAGTAGTAACGGTAGTAACAATTTACTACCACCTACGGACAGCATTGCATCACTGCTTTTAAATCCGCCACATTCGCCCGAATGTAATTCTGGTCTTATGGCCACTCCTAGTGACAGCGAAGGTGAATCACTGGATGAAGatcttctttcaacatcatcatcctcAACATTGCTGCTTCCGCGCGATAAGCCCCCACCAAGGCCGCCACCTCCAGTTCGCCGAAAATTGCCAAGATCACCTGTCCTAGAAGAGGAGATTATTGATGGATTTGCCATATTAGAGTTTAAAACATACGAAGATCTTGAGGTAAGTTCAAATACCTTCTGTGGAGGGAACAGAAATGAttactattttattttcttaatgtTGTCttaatttatgtgtatatatctaATTAAAAACAGTTTGCTATTAAATTGGGTCAAAAACGCAAGGAGAAACGGCTTTCGGCATTGGAAGAACTGACGTGTACCTATAGCATAGAGGAGATGAAAATGCCGAAGATCATCGATACTGGCCAACCGCACACGCTGCGAACTAGCAATTTATCTAGTTTGTCTATTGTAAGCaacaataatttaaaagaaGTTAATCACCACCAACATCGCGGTGTCGGTGCTGGGATGGGGGGCACAATTGTGGCTACGTCTAACAGCATTAGTACTAACATTAACAATAATACAGCAAAtcacaacaatagcaatacgGTATATACTGTGCCATTGGCAAGTATGTGTAACGCACCGGACACGGAAGCAGATAATTGGGTAGAGGATCCCTATCGACAACAGCAGGATCAGCTAAGCGGGAGTGCCAGTACTATTAGCATTGACATTAACAGCaatgcaaatcaaaatcaaattagtaATAATCAACATTTGAACCATTTAACCCAATCTAAGCAAACCGCATCCTCTGTCATCAACATAAACAATACGACTATCCCAGGAGCCGTAAATACTGTCACTGATAGCTGCCTTCTGGATAATGGTAATGCAAAGCTATCCATTGGTTCGGTCGTGCCACATATAAATCTAAGTGATAATGGAAATGAAAGTAGTGGTAGCGAGAGT encodes the following:
- the tay gene encoding serine-rich adhesin for platelets isoform X5, producing MDTTNSNQTGTPVLKSLAASSVLQESRALLTQLDSVEAANAVLPVNAAIVSTNKNQQDEPNTHDTIAVVSDQPVTSTLTSITMPNTTAVGLNLPPPTPNLSVAGSATDVDLLSCLLPAPSSFVTSGLIPTSTPPPHTSLDQTAPAALTPAPCASDFDSDTELSIVAATAATEVASTVDNSTTSPISTLSCAPVQTALLATTNGHINRNNTSSSCPQLSLNTKQQRQQKRRRERAQRLQAERDSRCNLSALSGTLIAGSVGVGVSLGIGTVTGGSSGGIIGSVTAPNIIMGNSSAVAPGNSLLYNLNSAGSMGEDSNNSNGNFTSSSNGSNNLLPPTDSIASLLLNPPHSPECNSGLMATPSDSEGESLDEDLLSTSSSSTLLLPRDKPPPRPPPPVRRKLPRSPVLEEEIIDGFAILEFKTYEDLEFAIKLGQKRKEKRLSALEELTCTYSIEEMKMPKIIDTGQPHTLRTSNLSSLSIVSNNNLKEVNHHQHRGVGAGMGGTIVATSNSISTNINNNTANHNNSNTVYTVPLASMCNAPDTEADNWVEDPYRQQQDQLSGSASTISIDINSNANQNQISNNQHLNHLTQSKQTASSVININNTTIPGAVNTVTDSCLLDNGNAKLSIGSVVPHINLSDNGNESSGSESKSQNTKNANQPNNVAAEYISIKSTKSNDATTLNSRLKVISSSCPKIKKLNGLECSKDDVITTEAIAAGLTLEIQDFTNSSAKVVGASLLLKKDNDLNESFTDNSNHCTSNFNETNICDKTNGGNKNPENLVAFVFPSTPNHVSNDALQQSSPHNSTEYPQPHTTRTECVAANVCGNDVPELAQDTSTLSNTLPGVGANGSLIVAGESISESAGLEQIVSVVPPTLLTTKSATGHGNNQKLSAGTDNLPHTTHHPAATSAQVTSLSNSSGCESYLTSEAGRCGLELTSSVNAQGITLSNKIVTPLGMETPVQKPTIPLGTPFTSVTIAPLHGSFGERTSNLLLAANIKSKDNSMLSMDGLATAASLDSQKSTNSSIPTSTSSIANGFLSGHTSVSCVTSNVGSVLSHIAPHSGNKVLSVPMTLPPITAVSSGAAAASGISKTTVSTGSSPVGAAGSSLVFHGAPPLMPHSGAGLPMLIQATPYRTSFPHYSALYTPYNNIAHGQYLSQVIPIGSSNTSSSPQRSDARNSRESATTSSLKAPVTSASTHHQYSVSGIGGMRSITPLGYVISNNNTTQVLGTMATTTVRLGLLPPDQLLQHHNCLHPPEFQLRLLHNYNHLHQCKCYHKLGIQLTFLKY